One Sporomusaceae bacterium DNA segment encodes these proteins:
- a CDS encoding solute carrier family 23 protein: MTSSKKAADLTYGVDDNPPIIVSLPLAFQQVVLMSIDLIFPVLIVQAIAGSLQLAQSFVSLTMLALGVGTLLQSLHKGPVGSRYFCPQEAGALYFPASVLAVQKGGMPLLLGMTALAGLTEVLLSQIIQRFRSLFPPELAGLVVVMIGVTIIPVSITNFLGGTDGTTVDLPSLYVGAITLGVMVGTNVWGKGIIRQYSVLVGMLAGYLAAYASGNLTGADLSHLGGLPLVAAPDIGFIGWSFDPGLVLPFLLAVVCSSLKTIGNITTCQKANDPDWKRLDMKTTRGGLLAEGVATMFSGLIGGMGVNTSSGSIGLSIATGVTSRRLGVFVGLMFLALAFLPKASALVAVMPKPVMGATLIVVICFVIVTGFQIILSRMLDARKIYIIGLSLIFGLSVSMVPGLHQTAHPGLQPLFNSAFSLATVTAIILNLLFRIGVAQRKTAEIEPGPAASEEVFEFMESAGASWGARRDVIRRAESALTEFMESAGALGLVDGKIQIAASFDEFDVDVDLSYTGRMMEFSAVRPTPSELLDDETAFIRLSGFIIRQHTDQIKTSLSDGTCKIRLHYDH; the protein is encoded by the coding sequence ATGACGTCGAGCAAAAAAGCGGCCGACCTGACGTACGGAGTGGACGACAACCCGCCGATTATCGTTTCTCTGCCGCTCGCCTTTCAACAGGTCGTCCTGATGTCCATTGACCTGATCTTCCCGGTGTTAATCGTGCAGGCCATCGCTGGCAGCCTCCAACTGGCGCAAAGCTTCGTCAGCCTGACCATGCTCGCTCTCGGCGTCGGTACATTGCTGCAGTCCCTCCACAAAGGGCCGGTGGGCTCGCGCTATTTCTGCCCTCAGGAGGCGGGCGCCCTGTACTTCCCGGCGTCCGTGCTCGCGGTGCAGAAAGGCGGCATGCCGCTGCTGCTCGGCATGACCGCCCTGGCGGGGCTGACCGAAGTCTTATTATCGCAGATAATCCAGCGCTTCCGATCCCTGTTCCCGCCGGAGCTTGCCGGGCTGGTCGTCGTTATGATCGGCGTCACCATTATCCCCGTCTCGATAACCAACTTTCTCGGCGGCACCGACGGCACGACCGTCGACCTGCCCTCCTTGTATGTCGGCGCGATAACCCTCGGGGTGATGGTCGGCACCAATGTCTGGGGCAAGGGAATTATCCGCCAGTACTCCGTCCTTGTCGGCATGCTGGCCGGCTACCTGGCCGCCTACGCCTCCGGCAACCTCACCGGCGCCGACCTGTCGCACCTGGGCGGACTGCCCCTGGTGGCCGCCCCGGACATCGGCTTCATTGGCTGGTCGTTCGACCCCGGGCTCGTTTTGCCTTTCCTGCTTGCCGTCGTCTGCTCCTCGCTGAAGACCATCGGCAACATCACCACCTGCCAGAAAGCCAATGACCCCGACTGGAAGCGCCTCGACATGAAGACCACCAGAGGCGGCCTGTTGGCCGAAGGCGTTGCCACCATGTTCAGCGGGCTGATCGGCGGCATGGGCGTCAACACCAGCTCAGGCAGCATCGGCCTGTCGATCGCCACCGGCGTGACCAGCCGCCGCCTTGGCGTCTTTGTCGGGCTCATGTTTCTGGCGCTCGCGTTCCTCCCAAAAGCATCCGCGCTCGTGGCGGTCATGCCCAAGCCGGTTATGGGCGCCACCCTGATCGTCGTCATATGCTTCGTAATCGTCACCGGGTTTCAGATTATCCTTTCGCGGATGCTTGACGCCCGTAAAATCTACATCATCGGCCTGTCGCTGATATTCGGCCTCAGCGTCAGCATGGTCCCCGGCCTGCACCAGACCGCCCACCCCGGCCTGCAGCCGCTGTTCAACTCGGCCTTCTCCCTCGCCACCGTCACGGCCATCATCCTCAACCTCCTGTTCCGCATCGGCGTGGCCCAGCGGAAAACGGCCGAGATCGAACCGGGACCGGCGGCGTCGGAGGAAGTGTTCGAATTCATGGAAAGCGCCGGCGCCAGCTGGGGCGCCCGCCGCGACGTCATCCGCCGCGCCGAGTCGGCCCTGACCGAGTTCATGGAATCCGCCGGCGCCCTAGGCTTGGTCGACGGCAAGATCCAGATCGCCGCCAGCTTCGACGAATTCGACGTCGACGTCGACCTCAGCTACACCGGCAGGATGATGGAATTCAGCGCCGTCCGTCCTACCCCCAGCGAGCTGCTCGACGACGAAACCGCCTTCATCAGGCTGTCCGGCTTTATCATCCGCCAGCATACCGACCAGATCAAAACCTCCCTGAGCGACGGCACGTGCAAAATCCGGCTGCATTACGACCACTGA
- a CDS encoding MFS transporter has translation MEFAQKRWIALIAAMVCAFFSGVIYTWSVYVIPLANKYHWSTAEISFAYTLNIIFSAIIPIVFAKLRTKIRISNYNFIGACVYGAGMLYLSIMRGSIWELYLGFGVLVGGGIGFIYVSLVAYVVQLFPDKKGLAAGLYTAAYGAAALIWAPLANSIIQSTGDVSMAFRYLGIIMTAVVLVGTRFLFDIPSDWTGPPISTAQASANNAKPASGSVSEKSTREMLVSPLFYVTWIMFILGLISGSMILALGSPILQGSLGWNETRAALIVGFFAVAQTVGRLFWGWISDLIGRINVITIVGAITVLAMFLLAYVRTETLYVIAILCVPMAFGAYASMLSPTTAETFGPKYFPNNYNVIFTAFAFAALIGPQLVAYVKKTSGGYQGAFLYAVIFAALAIVLSFAYRYLANKERAKISLS, from the coding sequence ATGGAATTTGCTCAAAAAAGATGGATCGCTTTAATTGCCGCTATGGTATGTGCGTTTTTTTCCGGCGTTATTTATACGTGGAGTGTATATGTGATTCCGCTGGCAAATAAATATCATTGGTCTACAGCTGAGATTTCCTTCGCTTATACCTTAAATATTATTTTCTCTGCTATAATCCCGATAGTATTCGCAAAGCTCCGGACAAAAATAAGGATTAGCAATTATAACTTTATCGGTGCTTGCGTTTATGGCGCGGGAATGCTCTATCTTAGTATTATGCGGGGTTCAATATGGGAATTGTATTTAGGTTTTGGCGTTCTTGTCGGCGGTGGTATCGGTTTTATATACGTCAGTTTGGTCGCCTATGTTGTCCAGTTGTTTCCCGACAAAAAGGGCCTGGCAGCCGGTTTATATACTGCTGCGTACGGGGCTGCCGCGTTGATATGGGCTCCTCTAGCCAATAGCATCATCCAATCAACCGGTGATGTCTCGATGGCATTTCGTTATCTAGGCATTATCATGACAGCAGTAGTGCTGGTTGGAACCAGATTCCTGTTCGATATCCCGTCGGATTGGACCGGCCCGCCAATATCAACCGCACAAGCTTCAGCGAATAATGCAAAGCCTGCATCAGGTTCGGTATCTGAAAAGAGCACTAGGGAGATGCTAGTAAGTCCGCTGTTTTATGTAACATGGATCATGTTTATATTGGGGCTAATCAGCGGAAGCATGATATTGGCGTTAGGTTCACCGATATTGCAAGGTTCTCTGGGATGGAACGAAACTAGGGCAGCACTTATTGTAGGGTTTTTTGCTGTTGCTCAGACCGTAGGCCGGCTTTTCTGGGGATGGATCTCAGATCTAATCGGACGTATAAATGTAATTACAATTGTTGGTGCAATCACTGTCCTAGCCATGTTTTTGCTAGCGTATGTGAGAACAGAAACCTTATATGTTATTGCGATATTGTGTGTGCCTATGGCGTTTGGTGCATATGCATCGATGTTATCACCGACTACAGCCGAAACATTTGGCCCGAAATATTTCCCGAATAATTATAATGTGATATTCACAGCGTTTGCCTTTGCCGCGTTGATAGGTCCCCAGCTAGTAGCCTATGTGAAAAAGACCTCGGGAGGCTATCAGGGTGCGTTTCTTTACGCAGTAATATTTGCCGCGTTAGCAATCGTGCTGTCCTTTGCTTATAGGTATCTTGCTAATAAAGAACGGGCAAAAATATCGCTGTCATAG
- the arcC gene encoding carbamate kinase: MGKTLVLALGGNAITRSSEKGTRDEQWSNIKATCSHIAELAKQGNRILITHGNGPQVGNLLLKNELTKDVVPPMPLDVCVSNTQGSLGYAICQNLGNALGARGLTTPLAAVITQVVVGRDDPAFQNPTKFIGPFFSEQQAAAIMAEKGHIMKEDSGRGWRRVVPSPEPKEIIEKDAVRALLDKGFIVVAGGGGGIPVVRTGDGTRGVEAVIDKDMAGQLLARDIGADAFFLLTDVERVSINFGKPNQTDLTRMTVEEARKYQKEGHFPPGSMGPKVEAAIRFASTAPGRQAVIVSLAKAHLAFGGESGTVITL; encoded by the coding sequence ATGGGAAAAACGCTGGTACTCGCTTTGGGCGGCAACGCGATCACGCGGTCATCGGAAAAGGGGACCAGAGACGAGCAGTGGTCTAACATCAAGGCTACCTGCAGCCATATAGCCGAACTGGCCAAGCAGGGAAACCGCATCCTCATCACCCACGGAAACGGGCCGCAGGTGGGCAACCTGCTGCTAAAAAACGAGCTGACCAAAGACGTCGTTCCCCCCATGCCGCTCGATGTGTGCGTCTCCAACACCCAAGGCTCGCTGGGGTACGCCATCTGCCAGAACCTCGGCAACGCTCTCGGGGCTCGGGGCTTAACAACGCCGCTTGCGGCCGTCATCACCCAGGTCGTCGTCGGCCGGGACGATCCCGCCTTCCAGAACCCGACTAAATTCATCGGCCCGTTCTTCAGCGAGCAGCAGGCCGCGGCCATCATGGCCGAAAAAGGGCACATTATGAAAGAAGACAGCGGCAGGGGCTGGCGGCGGGTCGTCCCGTCCCCCGAGCCTAAGGAGATAATCGAAAAAGACGCCGTCCGGGCGCTGCTCGACAAGGGCTTCATCGTCGTGGCCGGCGGCGGCGGCGGCATCCCGGTGGTGCGGACCGGCGACGGAACGCGCGGCGTGGAAGCCGTCATCGACAAAGACATGGCCGGCCAACTGCTGGCGCGCGATATCGGCGCCGACGCCTTCTTTCTCCTTACCGACGTCGAACGTGTCAGCATCAACTTCGGCAAACCTAATCAGACCGACCTGACCCGCATGACCGTTGAGGAGGCCCGCAAGTACCAGAAGGAAGGGCACTTCCCGCCCGGTAGCATGGGGCCGAAGGTCGAGGCCGCCATCCGCTTCGCTTCCACCGCACCTGGCAGACAGGCCGTCATAGTATCACTTGCAAAGGCTCACCTTGCATTCGGCGGCGAGAGCGGCACGGTAATAACCCTCTGA
- a CDS encoding hydroxymethylglutaryl-CoA lyase, producing the protein MSAKMKLPARVEVCDITVRDGFQNLDTFIPTEAKLYLIEELSQCGFKNIEVTSFSNPKRVPQFRDAEAVLKGIKRRPDIRYQAVALTEAAVKRAVEAKEKGYGPDKIVTMISTSQSHNLVNAGELHDQHFRNLEKWGRMIKDAGMIFCGTVGTVFGCPIEGPVPLARAWEFARRHFDIGVDEIEYGDTTGEGTPDRVWEFYAELMTRMPWPDKHIAHFHESRGWGLANCLAALQAGIVRFEASMGGLGGQPASMVDRVPVLGTGESYTPSDLTGNVRAEDLVVLLDEMNIATGIDVERYLRIGATLERIVGRRLRSWTVLSGRIPKTPTPVMEKVRQRFADQIASEKG; encoded by the coding sequence ATGAGCGCCAAAATGAAGTTGCCCGCCAGAGTCGAAGTATGCGACATCACCGTCCGGGACGGCTTCCAGAACCTCGACACCTTCATTCCCACCGAAGCCAAGCTGTACCTCATTGAAGAACTGTCCCAGTGCGGCTTCAAAAACATCGAGGTGACCTCTTTCTCCAACCCCAAGCGGGTGCCGCAATTCCGCGACGCTGAGGCTGTCCTCAAGGGCATCAAGCGACGGCCGGACATCAGGTACCAGGCTGTCGCCCTGACGGAAGCGGCCGTCAAGCGGGCCGTCGAGGCGAAAGAAAAAGGGTACGGGCCGGACAAAATCGTCACAATGATCTCCACCAGTCAGAGCCACAATCTCGTCAACGCCGGGGAACTTCACGACCAGCACTTCCGCAACCTCGAGAAATGGGGCAGGATGATCAAAGACGCCGGCATGATTTTCTGCGGCACGGTCGGCACGGTGTTTGGCTGTCCAATCGAGGGGCCGGTGCCTCTGGCGCGGGCGTGGGAATTTGCCCGTCGCCACTTCGACATCGGCGTCGACGAAATCGAATACGGCGACACCACCGGCGAAGGCACGCCCGACCGGGTGTGGGAATTCTACGCCGAGCTGATGACGCGTATGCCGTGGCCGGATAAGCACATCGCGCATTTCCATGAATCGCGGGGTTGGGGCCTCGCCAACTGCCTGGCCGCCCTCCAGGCCGGCATCGTCCGCTTCGAAGCCTCCATGGGCGGCCTCGGCGGGCAGCCGGCCTCGATGGTCGACCGCGTCCCCGTCCTCGGCACCGGCGAATCCTATACCCCCAGCGACCTCACTGGCAACGTCCGCGCCGAAGACCTTGTCGTGCTACTCGACGAAATGAACATCGCCACCGGCATCGACGTCGAACGCTACCTCCGCATCGGGGCGACCCTGGAGAGAATTGTCGGCCGCCGGCTGCGGTCGTGGACTGTCCTCTCGGGACGGATTCCCAAAACCCCCACCCCGGTCATGGAGAAAGTCCGGCAGCGCTTCGCCGACCAAATAGCCAGCGAGAAGGGCTAA
- a CDS encoding hydroxymethylglutaryl-CoA reductase, degradative, with the protein MLPASSSCNCSESSDKEATILMKKTSIVPGFYKLDVDERIKILRDFASLTDDDVALLKGEKGLALESAAKMVENVVAKMELPFGIAANFLINGKEYFVPMCTEEPSVIAAASHAAKLTVSRGGFKTSNSGPVMIAQIQAVNIKDPFQAKLAILENKDEIIARANAMDPVLIKFGGGCRDVEVRVLDSDLGPMVITHLIVDTRDAMGANAVNTMAEGLAPFIEKITGGRVFLRILSNLAVRRLARARCTIAKEELGGEEIVDAIRFAYCFAKADPFRAATHNKGIMNGITAAVLATGNDTRAIEAGCHAYAAKDGSYTSMSVWEKDANGDLVGSLECPMAVGIIGGATATHPLAKLAVRILGIKNAVELAEIIVATGLAQNLAAIRVLATEGVQRGHMALHARNIAINAGVPAELVDQVAAVMAKEHKVNVVRAQEILVELKKK; encoded by the coding sequence ATGCTTCCGGCTTCATCGTCCTGCAACTGTTCGGAGTCAAGTGATAAGGAGGCGACCATTCTTATGAAGAAAACCTCGATAGTTCCCGGTTTTTACAAACTCGACGTCGACGAGCGGATTAAAATCCTCCGCGACTTCGCCTCGCTCACGGATGACGACGTGGCCCTGCTCAAAGGCGAAAAAGGGCTGGCGCTCGAATCGGCGGCCAAGATGGTCGAAAACGTCGTCGCGAAAATGGAACTGCCGTTCGGCATCGCCGCCAACTTCCTCATCAACGGCAAGGAATACTTCGTGCCGATGTGCACCGAAGAACCGTCCGTCATCGCGGCCGCCAGCCATGCCGCCAAGCTCACGGTCAGCAGAGGCGGCTTCAAGACAAGCAACTCAGGCCCCGTGATGATTGCCCAGATCCAGGCGGTCAACATCAAGGACCCCTTCCAGGCCAAGCTCGCCATCCTCGAGAACAAGGACGAAATCATCGCCCGCGCCAACGCCATGGACCCCGTGTTGATCAAATTCGGCGGCGGCTGCCGAGACGTCGAGGTCCGCGTCCTCGACTCCGACCTCGGCCCGATGGTCATAACCCATCTTATCGTCGATACCCGCGACGCTATGGGGGCCAACGCCGTCAACACCATGGCCGAAGGGCTCGCGCCCTTCATCGAAAAGATTACCGGCGGTCGCGTATTTCTGCGGATACTCTCCAATCTGGCCGTCCGGAGGCTGGCCCGGGCCCGCTGCACCATCGCCAAGGAAGAACTGGGCGGCGAGGAAATCGTCGACGCCATCCGCTTTGCCTATTGCTTCGCCAAAGCCGACCCCTTCCGGGCGGCCACCCACAACAAAGGCATCATGAACGGCATCACCGCCGCCGTGCTGGCCACCGGCAACGACACCCGCGCCATCGAGGCCGGCTGCCACGCATACGCCGCCAAAGACGGAAGCTACACCTCGATGTCCGTGTGGGAGAAAGACGCCAACGGCGACCTTGTCGGCAGCCTCGAGTGCCCGATGGCTGTCGGCATCATCGGCGGCGCCACCGCCACCCACCCCCTGGCCAAACTCGCGGTCAGAATCCTGGGCATAAAGAATGCCGTCGAGCTGGCGGAGATCATCGTCGCCACCGGTCTCGCGCAAAACCTGGCCGCCATCCGCGTGCTCGCCACCGAAGGAGTGCAGCGCGGCCACATGGCGCTCCACGCCCGCAACATCGCCATAAACGCCGGCGTGCCCGCCGAGCTCGTCGACCAGGTAGCCGCCGTCATGGCCAAAGAGCACAAGGTCAATGTCGTCCGGGCCCAGGAAATTCTCGTGGAGCTGAAGAAAAAATGA
- a CDS encoding tripartite tricarboxylate transporter permease, protein MEGIMGELIWGIGAALLGAVVFSGVGLISGTDETATIAPVTLLVILLGFPPVAVLSFFIAAAVSKHMTHAIPTALMGIPGDTMAVPMLEQATILRRLGVPHIALRKMISGAILAAFIALPVSVAFASVLAPYADVVRKWAPYIFTLAALIIAYTSSARWAAVFALIPFAILLQGLNKFAIAGAGKGLFISFFLGIAIGPMFADLITVLSPVARQRLMRTVPREFWLAPELKMWEGYFPNPIKILSGGQKLYTAIAAFISSLTFTFSPVGMTVMVGEFVSSRVKSTYQRLTTSLAVMNGVTESTYIAETIIPLMAFGLPLSPMALGPAAPLFNAPPVYTLQPTVNNLHTLLVPYQYLLFGFIGIIMAAVVAYPLSMNYARRASAWVLRNVSQEAIISMFTGLIVVLSYSEGGWTGVGVAITIAIVGGILNKYFGIHTGVQYMTYYASGFIVLQLFGVK, encoded by the coding sequence ATGGAAGGAATAATGGGTGAACTCATCTGGGGTATCGGCGCCGCACTTTTGGGAGCCGTCGTATTTTCCGGCGTCGGCCTGATCTCCGGCACCGACGAAACCGCCACCATCGCCCCCGTAACCCTGCTTGTAATCCTGCTCGGCTTCCCGCCGGTCGCCGTCCTGTCCTTCTTCATCGCGGCCGCCGTATCCAAACACATGACCCACGCCATCCCCACCGCCCTCATGGGCATCCCCGGCGACACCATGGCCGTTCCGATGCTGGAGCAGGCCACCATCCTGCGGCGTCTCGGCGTGCCGCACATCGCTCTGAGAAAAATGATCTCCGGTGCCATCCTGGCGGCCTTCATCGCGCTGCCTGTTTCGGTGGCCTTCGCCTCTGTCCTCGCCCCTTACGCCGATGTCGTCCGCAAGTGGGCGCCCTACATCTTCACCCTGGCGGCCCTCATCATTGCCTACACCTCCAGCGCCCGCTGGGCGGCCGTCTTTGCCTTGATACCCTTCGCGATCCTGCTGCAAGGTCTCAACAAATTCGCCATTGCCGGCGCCGGCAAAGGGCTCTTCATCAGCTTCTTCCTCGGCATCGCCATCGGCCCGATGTTCGCCGACCTCATCACCGTCCTGTCGCCGGTGGCCCGACAACGGCTCATGCGGACCGTGCCGCGCGAATTCTGGCTTGCTCCCGAGCTCAAAATGTGGGAAGGGTATTTTCCCAACCCGATTAAAATTCTCAGTGGCGGGCAGAAGCTCTATACAGCTATCGCCGCCTTCATTTCCTCGCTTACCTTCACGTTCAGCCCCGTCGGTATGACGGTCATGGTGGGCGAATTCGTCAGCTCGCGCGTCAAGAGCACCTACCAGCGGCTTACTACCTCGTTGGCAGTCATGAACGGCGTGACCGAGTCCACCTACATCGCCGAAACGATCATTCCCTTGATGGCTTTCGGCCTGCCACTCTCTCCCATGGCTCTCGGCCCGGCGGCGCCGCTGTTCAACGCCCCGCCGGTCTACACCCTCCAGCCGACGGTCAACAACCTCCATACCCTGCTTGTTCCCTATCAATATCTTCTCTTCGGGTTTATCGGCATCATCATGGCGGCGGTTGTCGCCTACCCGCTGTCGATGAATTACGCCCGCCGCGCCAGCGCCTGGGTGCTCCGCAACGTCAGCCAGGAAGCGATCATCAGCATGTTCACCGGCCTCATCGTCGTCCTGTCCTACTCCGAAGGCGGCTGGACAGGCGTCGGTGTCGCCATCACCATCGCCATAGTAGGCGGCATCCTCAACAAGTATTTCGGCATCCACACCGGTGTCCAGTACATGACCTACTATGCTTCCGGCTTCATCGTCCTGCAACTGTTCGGAGTCAAGTGA
- a CDS encoding sigma 54-interacting transcriptional regulator, giving the protein MKAVFLVLRPDDLLTRAFQMFRKTTADSLPVTSGDGRFLGVVRLRDIVGADPAGKVAGFLSSDCLQVRRPVADEEILRDAAVAGSLHAEAYVVDPDGKLVACVDLRQLQKAWAAGAEIADAEQFLKQILRPTSLARCILDDLNDGVILVNRESRILYANSSYGRILGIDHTKVIGRLLTVIEPGSRLMEVLATGQPFINKPIELKRLNVTVMARITPIRFRNEVVAAVSVFSDISDTLRAAADLEKAQHIRELLAEELAPAGSVPPEFADIVGSSRKLRRQLDIAMKVAPVDAPLLILGESGTGKELLARAIHRISPRRDYPFLSLNCSAIPDNLMESELFGYEEGAFTGSRKGGKVGKIEVANRGTLLLDEIGDMPLTMQTKLLRFLQEKEFERVGGVSSVKVDIRVLAATNRDLDEMVRQKTFREDLYYRLNVFTLTVPPLRERRVDIPALVEHYKAYYEAKYSKKVEISPRCLKVLTDHDWPGNVRELKNVMEHVVLLAETPVVGRDHLPTYFRSALAGEGLPRATGEAPGTLTDRISQLEKTAILEALQESGYNRSKAMKLLGLSRRTFYKRLRELGI; this is encoded by the coding sequence ATGAAGGCGGTTTTTTTAGTGTTGCGCCCGGATGATCTGCTCACCAGGGCCTTTCAAATGTTCCGCAAGACCACGGCCGACAGCCTGCCCGTTACCTCTGGGGACGGTCGCTTCCTGGGCGTGGTCCGGTTGCGCGACATCGTCGGCGCCGACCCCGCGGGCAAGGTAGCCGGCTTCCTGTCATCCGACTGCCTGCAGGTCCGGCGCCCGGTCGCCGACGAAGAAATTCTTCGCGACGCCGCCGTCGCCGGCTCCCTTCACGCGGAGGCCTATGTGGTCGACCCCGACGGAAAACTCGTCGCCTGCGTCGACCTGCGTCAGCTTCAGAAAGCGTGGGCCGCGGGCGCCGAGATCGCCGACGCGGAACAGTTCCTCAAGCAGATACTGCGGCCTACCTCCCTGGCGAGGTGCATTCTTGACGACCTCAACGACGGCGTCATTCTTGTCAACCGGGAGAGCCGCATTCTCTATGCCAACTCATCGTACGGGCGGATTCTGGGCATCGATCACACCAAAGTCATCGGCCGCCTGCTCACAGTAATTGAACCGGGCTCGCGACTCATGGAAGTGCTCGCCACCGGTCAGCCGTTTATCAACAAACCGATCGAGCTCAAACGCCTCAACGTGACCGTCATGGCTCGCATTACACCCATCCGTTTTCGCAACGAGGTCGTCGCTGCCGTCTCGGTGTTCTCCGATATCAGCGACACCCTGCGGGCCGCCGCCGACCTGGAAAAAGCCCAGCATATCAGAGAGCTTCTCGCCGAGGAGCTTGCGCCTGCCGGCTCCGTCCCGCCCGAATTCGCCGACATCGTCGGCTCGAGCCGCAAACTAAGGCGCCAGCTCGACATCGCCATGAAGGTCGCCCCGGTCGACGCCCCGCTGCTCATTCTCGGTGAAAGCGGCACCGGCAAAGAACTTCTTGCCCGCGCCATCCACCGGATCAGCCCGCGGCGGGATTATCCCTTCCTATCGCTCAACTGCTCGGCCATCCCCGACAACCTCATGGAAAGCGAACTGTTCGGCTACGAAGAAGGCGCCTTCACCGGATCGCGCAAAGGCGGCAAGGTAGGCAAAATTGAAGTCGCCAACCGCGGCACGCTGCTCCTCGACGAAATTGGCGACATGCCCCTGACCATGCAGACTAAGCTGCTGCGGTTCCTGCAGGAAAAGGAATTCGAGCGGGTCGGTGGCGTCAGCAGCGTCAAGGTGGACATCCGCGTGCTCGCCGCCACCAATCGCGACCTTGACGAGATGGTCCGCCAGAAAACTTTCCGGGAAGACCTCTACTACCGTCTGAACGTCTTTACCCTGACGGTGCCGCCGCTGCGCGAGCGTCGGGTGGATATACCCGCTCTGGTCGAGCACTACAAAGCGTATTACGAAGCCAAGTACAGCAAAAAAGTCGAAATCTCGCCCCGCTGCCTGAAGGTCCTGACAGACCACGACTGGCCAGGGAACGTGCGCGAGCTCAAAAACGTTATGGAGCACGTCGTCCTGCTTGCCGAGACGCCGGTAGTGGGCAGAGACCATCTGCCGACATATTTCCGCAGTGCGCTTGCCGGCGAGGGGTTGCCGCGAGCTACCGGCGAGGCTCCGGGCACGCTAACCGACCGCATCAGCCAGCTCGAAAAGACGGCCATCCTCGAAGCCCTCCAGGAAAGCGGCTATAACCGGTCAAAAGCCATGAAACTGCTCGGCCTCAGCCGCCGGACCTTTTACAAGCGGCTGCGCGAACTGGGAATATAG
- a CDS encoding IclR family transcriptional regulator, giving the protein MQQVNKPRKNMDSKFYVQSIARAFAILEEVSKANDHGLSLSEIAEKISLPISTVYRIVQNLIAWQHLAEKDNGNYTLGFAYLTYGNIVKRDLVLTNYARKYMEELNQKTKETIYLAILDKMAGDIIYIDKQESHRNIKLAAGVGSHNYIHSTANGKCLVSGLGNDKLRELLGVRGMPALTPLTITDFAKFVEEVKKVRKTGFAIDDLENEPGVRCVAAPIFDYTGSVVAAISISGVEANMAPEMLDKEYSKLVREAALNISRQMGYDSGGQ; this is encoded by the coding sequence GTGCAGCAAGTGAACAAGCCCCGCAAGAATATGGACAGCAAATTCTACGTCCAGTCGATCGCCCGTGCGTTTGCCATCCTCGAAGAAGTAAGCAAAGCCAACGATCACGGCCTCAGTCTCAGTGAGATAGCCGAAAAGATCAGTCTGCCGATAAGCACTGTTTACCGTATCGTCCAGAACCTGATCGCCTGGCAGCACCTGGCGGAAAAAGACAACGGCAACTACACCCTCGGGTTCGCCTACCTCACCTACGGCAACATCGTCAAACGCGATCTCGTCCTGACCAACTACGCGCGCAAATACATGGAAGAGCTCAACCAGAAGACCAAAGAGACAATTTACCTCGCCATTCTCGACAAAATGGCGGGCGACATCATCTACATCGATAAACAGGAAAGCCACCGCAACATCAAGCTCGCCGCGGGGGTGGGATCGCACAACTACATCCACTCGACCGCCAACGGCAAATGCCTTGTCTCCGGGCTGGGCAACGACAAACTACGGGAGCTGTTAGGCGTCAGGGGAATGCCGGCGCTTACGCCCCTCACAATCACCGATTTCGCCAAGTTCGTCGAGGAAGTCAAAAAAGTGAGGAAAACCGGCTTTGCGATTGACGACCTCGAAAACGAACCGGGTGTGCGCTGTGTCGCCGCCCCCATCTTCGACTACACCGGCAGCGTGGTCGCCGCCATCAGCATCTCCGGCGTGGAGGCCAACATGGCCCCCGAAATGCTCGACAAAGAATACAGTAAACTCGTCAGAGAAGCAGCGCTTAACATTTCCCGGCAGATGGGCTACGACAGCGGCGGACAATAA